In the Drosophila gunungcola strain Sukarami unplaced genomic scaffold, Dgunungcola_SK_2 000001F, whole genome shotgun sequence genome, one interval contains:
- the LOC128262494 gene encoding uncharacterized protein LOC128262494 isoform X2, translating into MTLLGPSAPGMAFMMKKKKYKFNVEVQLQDLVEVALVNEVLFAKIRLLDGGSFQEYSSREEVRNHRVEWNRSFEFPCKMSANASTGVLDPCHLRISIRKEMKGGRSYYKLGFIDLNLAEFAGAGLTSRRFLLEGYDSRHRLDNSMLRVSIKMHMLSGDILFKAPTPNLKSKQSKPSMDDLTNAATGVGLQTPTANALPSMGSGSGSGGASIPLGGSGATLGGVPTTQSLPGTRPVSTTKEEAILAEIDNQALIAAIVTDSGLSESSESAVTLTTDNLQQHAAAAASNAINPVNQALPGPGIIGSNNYGTTGVVIGFSGGGNATLMEMGHSRNSSNTSQMSKGSGYSSFSHSQHSRQSSEGDSGHARKSISLLNRLNQRAINAMKLNIHRGPKGPEQQLPAGVPVVHKSSHHVQTTHLSLSTTIEYVSEEQLFQTPNATMSTSGALAFEDFRTPMGELAGGPHFHPLGAAARAGEGATPCSTNTYRRTGSPSHATQYYDSGEASDTDEYLNEDSGDNDSGLEENFHTPRVAKIKSMENLSILEMEFHKASMELDRNSPRRLKQLAEHAQIPKMKSLNNLCFDEYAEQSVREEFQRMHEQSMEERMRFQQQHHQLRKSSTASNGSTAKLYVKHLTHQSQHHMKVGNAKFIGQDGESPQSLHYPIQKMRSMGTIPDIVSERIEADPFLTPTTERKPNFPRLIQSAEKPALGSSYVNRLLTYDVVDSPSMSFMSRTPFQRAYRRNIQPGNASSTPLGNQESFVARPHSTNAAYELMRNPSSGSLVISETGSLDRTKSSGEKRKKGALDDGPRVSDRVEETRVNPDFLIDEILKDTKLDQLEESAETSGLQLYIARDGTASLGGHEVKSSVRAGALKQVVMQDRR; encoded by the exons ATGACACTTCTCGGGCCTAGCGCCCCTGGCATGGCCTTTATGATGAAAAAGAAGAAGTACAAGTTCAACGTTGAAGTGCAGCTGCAGGATTTAGTCGAGGTGGCCCTGGTCAATGAGGTGTTGTTTGCCAAGATACGACTGCTCGATGGCGGATCGTTTCAGGAGTACAGTAGTCG TGAGGAAGTGCGCAACCATCGGGTGGAGTGGAACCGCAGCTTTGAGTTTCCCTGCAAGATGAGCGCAAATGCATCGACCGGCGTTCTGGATCCCTGCCACCTGCGCATCTCGATACGCAAAGAGATGAAGGGCGGTCGCAGTTACTATAAGTTGGGTTTTATCGACCTCAATCTTGCCGAGTTCGCCGGTGCCGGCCTCACCTCGCGTCGCTTCCTGCTCGAGGGCTATGACTCGCGACATCGCCTGGACAACTCCATGCTGCGTGTGAGCATCAAGATGCACATGCTCAGCGGTGATATTCTCTTCAAGGC ACCAACACCGAACCTGAAGAGCAAGCAGAGCAAGCCGTCAATGGATGATTTGACCAATGCGGCCACTGGTGTGGGCCTTCAAACTCCGACGGCCAACGCTTTGCCCAGTAtgggcagtggcagtggcagtggcggAGCCTCCATTCCCCTGGGCGGCAGTGGGGCCACCTTGGGCGGAGTTCCAACCACACAGTCGCTGCCGGGAACGCGGCCCGTCTCCACCACAAAAGAGGAGG CAATTCTTGCAGAAATCGATAACCAGGCTTTGATAGCGGCCATCGTGACGGACTCCGGCTTGTCGGAGTCCTCGGAGTCGGCCGTAACGTTGACCACGGATAATCTTCAGCAAcatgccgccgccgccgcttcCAATGCCATTAATCCGGTGAACCAGGCGCTCCCGGGACCGGGAATCATTGGCAGCAACAACTACGGAACCACTGGAGTGGTAATCGGGTTTTCTGGAGGCGGCAACGCTACCCTAATGGAAATGGGTCATTCAAGGAATTCCAGTAATACTAGTCAA ATGTCAAAAGGTTCGGGTTATAGTAGTTTTTCGCACAGTCAACATTCAAGGCAAAGTTCTGAGGGTGATTCGGGACATGCTAG AAAATCCATTTCTCTACTTAATAGACTCAATCAGAGAGCAATTAATGCCATGAAATTGAATATACACCGCGGGCCAAAGGGTCCGGAGCAGCAGCTGCCCGCCGGTGTGCCAGTGGTGCACAAAAGCAGCCACCATGTCCAAACCACCCACCTCAGTCTAAGCACCACCATCGAGTATGTGAGCGAGGAGCAGCTCTTCCAGACTCCGAATGCCACCATGAGCACCTCTGGCGCGTTGGCCTTTGAGGATTTCCGCACCCCGATGGGCGAACTGGCCGGAGGTCCGCACTTCCATCCGCTGGGAGCGGCGGCACGGGCAGGCGAGGGTGCCACTCCCTGCTCCACCAACACCTACCGCAGGACCGGATCTCCGTCCCATGCCACACAGTATTACGACAGCGGCGAGGCCAGCGACACGGATGAGTATCTCAACGAGGACTCGGGCGACAATGACTCCGGGCTGGAGGAGAACTTCCATACGCCGCGGGTGGCCAAGATCAAGTCGATGGAGAATCTCTCTATACTGGAGATGGAGTTCCACAAGGCCTCCATGGAGCTGGACCGCAACTCGCCGCGCCGCCTCAAGCAGCTGGCCGAGCACGCCCAGATACCCAAGATGAAGTCGCTGAACAATCTCTGCTTCGACGAGTATGCAGAGCAATCGGTTCGCGAGGAGTTCCAGCGCATGCACGAGCAGTCGATGGAGGAGCGGATGCGgttccagcagcagcaccaccaactGCGAAAAAGCTCCACCGCCTCGAACGGATCGACGGCTAAGCTGTATGTGAAGCATCTGACCCACCAGAGCCAGCATCACATGAAGGTGGGCAATGCCAAGTTCATCGGTCAGGATGGTGAGAGTCCGCAGTCGTTGCACTATCCCATTCAGAAGATGCGATCGATGGGCACCATACCGGACATTGTGAGCGAACGGATCGAGGCGGACCCATTTCTCACGCCGACGACCGAGCGAAAACCGAATTTCCCGCGCCTCATCCAGTCGGCGGAGAAGCCGGCGCTGGGCAGCAGCTATGTAAATCGATTGCTCACCTACGACGTGGTCGACTCGCCGTCAATGTCGTTTATGTCGCGGACGCCCTTCCAGCGGGCCTATAGACGAAATATTCAGCCGGGCAACGCTTCTTCGACGCCACTGGGCAACCAGGAATCCTTCGTCGCCAGGCCACATTCCACGAATGCTGCCTACGAGCTAATGAG GAATCCCAGTTCCGGTTCGTTAGTTATAAGTGAAACAGGATCTCTAGATCGGACGAAAAGCAGCGGTGAGAAGCGCAAGAAAGGAGCGCTGGATGATGGGCCACGCGTTTCGGACAGAGTGGAGGAGACGCGGGTCAATCCAGACTTCTTGATTGATGAGATTTTGAAGGATACTAAGCTGGATCAGCTGGAGGAATCCGCAGAAA cCTCAGGGCTTCAGCTGTACATCGCTCGCGATGGAACCGCCTCGTTGGGCGGACACGAGGTCAAGTCAAGCGTCCGAGCGGGTGCCCTCAAACAGGTCGTGATGCAGGATAGAAGATAG
- the LOC128262494 gene encoding uncharacterized protein LOC128262494 isoform X6 — translation MTLLGPSAPGMAFMMKKKKYKFNVEVQLQDLVEVALVNEVLFAKIRLLDGGSFQEYSSREEVRNHRVEWNRSFEFPCKMSANASTGVLDPCHLRISIRKEMKGGRSYYKLGFIDLNLAEFAGAGLTSRRFLLEGYDSRHRLDNSMLRVSIKMHMLSGDILFKAPTPNLKSKQSKPSMDDLTNAATGVGLQTPTANALPSMGSGSGSGGASIPLGGSGATLGGVPTTQSLPGTRPVSTTKEEAILAEIDNQALIAAIVTDSGLSESSESAVTLTTDNLQQHAAAAASNAINPVNQALPGPGIIGSNNYGTTGVVIGFSGGGNATLMEMGHSRNSSNTSQMSKGSGYSSFSHSQHSRQSSEGDSGHASRFRKSISLLNRLNQRAINAMKLNIHRGPKGPEQQLPAGVPVVHKSSHHVQTTHLSLSTTIEYVSEEQLFQTPNATMSTSGALAFEDFRTPMGELAGGPHFHPLGAAARAGEGATPCSTNTYRRTGSPSHATQYYDSGEASDTDEYLNEDSGDNDSGLEENFHTPRVAKIKSMENLSILEMEFHKASMELDRNSPRRLKQLAEHAQIPKMKSLNNLCFDEYAEQSVREEFQRMHEQSMEERMRFQQQHHQLRKSSTASNGSTAKLYVKHLTHQSQHHMKVGNAKFIGQDGESPQSLHYPIQKMRSMGTIPDIVSERIEADPFLTPTTERKPNFPRLIQSAEKPALGSSYVNRLLTYDVVDSPSMSFMSRTPFQRAYRRNIQPGNASSTPLGNQESFVARPHSTNAAYELMRSFSGVPRRLFDGNGSSQTSGAVASTTNRQQQQQQHQSVAGGSNCYVVGSSSSPCGTLASIHSNHSASSSNGTNSSSSGALITFQCNPGGSGPDTVDAPLTHQMQQHQQQQTTVGSPNGHGNSPRTGDALSSMAASPTDACSIRSNPSAASLLLSTSAAAAEASAMASATTMSVTGATLSPLATTQIIRRPSITMMNPSSGSLVISETGSLDRTKSSGEKRKKGALDDGPRVSDRVEETRVNPDFLIDEILKDTKLDQLEESAETSGLQLYIARDGTASLGGHEVKSSVRAGALKQVVMQDRR, via the exons ATGACACTTCTCGGGCCTAGCGCCCCTGGCATGGCCTTTATGATGAAAAAGAAGAAGTACAAGTTCAACGTTGAAGTGCAGCTGCAGGATTTAGTCGAGGTGGCCCTGGTCAATGAGGTGTTGTTTGCCAAGATACGACTGCTCGATGGCGGATCGTTTCAGGAGTACAGTAGTCG TGAGGAAGTGCGCAACCATCGGGTGGAGTGGAACCGCAGCTTTGAGTTTCCCTGCAAGATGAGCGCAAATGCATCGACCGGCGTTCTGGATCCCTGCCACCTGCGCATCTCGATACGCAAAGAGATGAAGGGCGGTCGCAGTTACTATAAGTTGGGTTTTATCGACCTCAATCTTGCCGAGTTCGCCGGTGCCGGCCTCACCTCGCGTCGCTTCCTGCTCGAGGGCTATGACTCGCGACATCGCCTGGACAACTCCATGCTGCGTGTGAGCATCAAGATGCACATGCTCAGCGGTGATATTCTCTTCAAGGC ACCAACACCGAACCTGAAGAGCAAGCAGAGCAAGCCGTCAATGGATGATTTGACCAATGCGGCCACTGGTGTGGGCCTTCAAACTCCGACGGCCAACGCTTTGCCCAGTAtgggcagtggcagtggcagtggcggAGCCTCCATTCCCCTGGGCGGCAGTGGGGCCACCTTGGGCGGAGTTCCAACCACACAGTCGCTGCCGGGAACGCGGCCCGTCTCCACCACAAAAGAGGAGG CAATTCTTGCAGAAATCGATAACCAGGCTTTGATAGCGGCCATCGTGACGGACTCCGGCTTGTCGGAGTCCTCGGAGTCGGCCGTAACGTTGACCACGGATAATCTTCAGCAAcatgccgccgccgccgcttcCAATGCCATTAATCCGGTGAACCAGGCGCTCCCGGGACCGGGAATCATTGGCAGCAACAACTACGGAACCACTGGAGTGGTAATCGGGTTTTCTGGAGGCGGCAACGCTACCCTAATGGAAATGGGTCATTCAAGGAATTCCAGTAATACTAGTCAA ATGTCAAAAGGTTCGGGTTATAGTAGTTTTTCGCACAGTCAACATTCAAGGCAAAGTTCTGAGGGTGATTCGGGACATGCTAG CCGTTTTAGAAAATCCATTTCTCTACTTAATAGACTCAATCAGAGAGCAATTAATGCCATGAAATTGAATATACACCGCGGGCCAAAGGGTCCGGAGCAGCAGCTGCCCGCCGGTGTGCCAGTGGTGCACAAAAGCAGCCACCATGTCCAAACCACCCACCTCAGTCTAAGCACCACCATCGAGTATGTGAGCGAGGAGCAGCTCTTCCAGACTCCGAATGCCACCATGAGCACCTCTGGCGCGTTGGCCTTTGAGGATTTCCGCACCCCGATGGGCGAACTGGCCGGAGGTCCGCACTTCCATCCGCTGGGAGCGGCGGCACGGGCAGGCGAGGGTGCCACTCCCTGCTCCACCAACACCTACCGCAGGACCGGATCTCCGTCCCATGCCACACAGTATTACGACAGCGGCGAGGCCAGCGACACGGATGAGTATCTCAACGAGGACTCGGGCGACAATGACTCCGGGCTGGAGGAGAACTTCCATACGCCGCGGGTGGCCAAGATCAAGTCGATGGAGAATCTCTCTATACTGGAGATGGAGTTCCACAAGGCCTCCATGGAGCTGGACCGCAACTCGCCGCGCCGCCTCAAGCAGCTGGCCGAGCACGCCCAGATACCCAAGATGAAGTCGCTGAACAATCTCTGCTTCGACGAGTATGCAGAGCAATCGGTTCGCGAGGAGTTCCAGCGCATGCACGAGCAGTCGATGGAGGAGCGGATGCGgttccagcagcagcaccaccaactGCGAAAAAGCTCCACCGCCTCGAACGGATCGACGGCTAAGCTGTATGTGAAGCATCTGACCCACCAGAGCCAGCATCACATGAAGGTGGGCAATGCCAAGTTCATCGGTCAGGATGGTGAGAGTCCGCAGTCGTTGCACTATCCCATTCAGAAGATGCGATCGATGGGCACCATACCGGACATTGTGAGCGAACGGATCGAGGCGGACCCATTTCTCACGCCGACGACCGAGCGAAAACCGAATTTCCCGCGCCTCATCCAGTCGGCGGAGAAGCCGGCGCTGGGCAGCAGCTATGTAAATCGATTGCTCACCTACGACGTGGTCGACTCGCCGTCAATGTCGTTTATGTCGCGGACGCCCTTCCAGCGGGCCTATAGACGAAATATTCAGCCGGGCAACGCTTCTTCGACGCCACTGGGCAACCAGGAATCCTTCGTCGCCAGGCCACATTCCACGAATGCTGCCTACGAGCTAATGAG AAGCTTCAGTGGAGTTCCTCGTCGACTCTTCGACGGCAATGGCAGCAGCCAGACCAGCGGTGCTGTGGCCAGCACCACCaacaggcagcagcagcagcagcagcatcagtcGGTTGCCGGAGGATCCAATTGTTACGTGGTCGGATCCAGTTCATCGCCATGCGGAACCCTGGCCAGTATACACTCGAATCACTCGGCCTCGTCCTCGAATggcaccaacagcagcagcagcggagCACTTATTACCTTTCAATGCAATCCAGGAGGAAGTGGTCCGGACACTGTGGACGCACCACTCACCCACcaaatgcagcagcaccagcagcagcagacgaCAGTGGGATCGCCCAATGGCCATGGCAACAGTCCCCGTACTGGCGATGCACTCAGCTCGATGGCCGCCAGTCCCACGGATGCGTGCAGCATCCGCTCCAATCCATCGGCCGCCTCGCTACTCCTCTCCACGTCGGCGGCCGCCGCAGAGGCTTCTGCCATGGCCTCGGCCACCACAATGTCCGTGACGGGTGCCACACTTTCGCCGCTGGCCACCACCCAAATCATTCGCCGCCCTAGCATCACCATGAT GAATCCCAGTTCCGGTTCGTTAGTTATAAGTGAAACAGGATCTCTAGATCGGACGAAAAGCAGCGGTGAGAAGCGCAAGAAAGGAGCGCTGGATGATGGGCCACGCGTTTCGGACAGAGTGGAGGAGACGCGGGTCAATCCAGACTTCTTGATTGATGAGATTTTGAAGGATACTAAGCTGGATCAGCTGGAGGAATCCGCAGAAA cCTCAGGGCTTCAGCTGTACATCGCTCGCGATGGAACCGCCTCGTTGGGCGGACACGAGGTCAAGTCAAGCGTCCGAGCGGGTGCCCTCAAACAGGTCGTGATGCAGGATAGAAGATAG